A genomic segment from Peribacillus sp. ACCC06369 encodes:
- a CDS encoding acyl-CoA dehydrogenase family protein — MLNFSFTEEQDYFRKILKEFAKEELLPHYTKWDREGITPKHLWERLGDLGVNGLRIPVEYGGSGADCVTTGIAAEEIGRGDFNLTYAVMLNALIGEIINNHASEELKKEWLPKISSGEKIVGIAITEPSAGTDAGGIKTTAVHKGNKYVLNGEKSGISVAMCGDAFVIFAKTEPEWGNRGISAFMVPADIPGVECRGYTDMGNIPIGRGSIYLTDVEVPEEYMIGLQNKGFSQVMNGFDLSRLLIGLQCVGTASQSIDETIEHVKIRHSFGKPLATYQGVSFPIVTHYTQLELVKWQAYRGLWLRDQGLNHSKESASVKWLGPKYSVEAIHECLLLNGHYAYTKEMPLEQRLRDVIGLEIGDGTAQANMMVIAKDIIGKEFRSH, encoded by the coding sequence ATGCTGAATTTTTCTTTTACGGAAGAGCAGGATTATTTTCGTAAAATATTGAAAGAATTTGCTAAGGAAGAGTTGCTTCCACATTATACAAAATGGGATCGCGAAGGGATTACTCCAAAACATTTGTGGGAAAGGCTGGGGGATCTTGGCGTGAATGGTCTTCGGATTCCAGTGGAATATGGAGGAAGCGGTGCGGATTGTGTGACAACTGGGATAGCTGCTGAGGAGATAGGTCGTGGAGATTTCAATCTTACTTACGCAGTGATGTTGAATGCATTAATTGGTGAAATTATCAATAATCACGCTAGCGAGGAACTGAAAAAAGAGTGGCTTCCCAAAATCTCAAGTGGTGAAAAAATTGTTGGCATTGCCATTACGGAGCCATCCGCCGGTACGGATGCAGGCGGAATTAAAACAACAGCTGTCCATAAAGGAAATAAGTATGTGCTTAATGGAGAAAAGTCTGGAATTAGTGTAGCTATGTGTGGAGATGCCTTTGTTATATTTGCAAAGACGGAACCTGAATGGGGAAATCGAGGGATAAGTGCTTTCATGGTTCCTGCCGATATTCCAGGAGTTGAATGTAGAGGGTACACAGACATGGGGAATATCCCGATTGGAAGAGGTTCGATATATTTAACCGATGTCGAGGTTCCGGAAGAGTATATGATTGGTCTTCAAAATAAAGGGTTTTCCCAAGTGATGAATGGGTTTGATTTAAGTCGGCTGTTAATAGGGCTGCAATGTGTGGGCACCGCTTCACAAAGTATCGATGAAACCATCGAACATGTGAAAATCAGACATTCATTTGGTAAACCGTTGGCGACATATCAAGGGGTCTCCTTCCCCATTGTGACCCACTATACCCAATTAGAACTGGTGAAGTGGCAAGCCTATCGAGGACTTTGGCTTCGTGACCAGGGGTTGAATCATAGTAAAGAATCGGCTTCTGTTAAGTGGTTAGGTCCTAAATATAGTGTAGAAGCTATCCATGAATGTTTACTGTTGAATGGTCATTATGCTTATACGAAGGAAATGCCTCTTGAGCAACGCTTGCGTGACGTGATTGGGTTGGAAATTGGTGATGGCACTGCACAAGCCAATATGATGGTCATTGCAAAGGACATAATAGGAAAGGAGTTCCGTTCTCATTAA
- the menB gene encoding 1,4-dihydroxy-2-naphthoyl-CoA synthase, which translates to MELTDVIYEKKGGIAKITMNRPKVYNAFRARTIQELIWAFRDAWDDNRVGIVILTGAGEKAFCVGGDQKEKGEEGGYDHSGGLGGGMGLEIETLHQTIRNIPKPVIAAVNGFAIGGGHVLHVICDLTIASDTAKFGQSGPKVGSYDAGFGSAYLARIVGEKKAREIWYLCEQYSAQEAKEMGLVNKIVAPEQLHEVAEEWARKILDKSPTALKMLKYSFNADSANIQGISQLSMGSLAMFYNTQESEEGKNAFLEKRPVDFKKFRG; encoded by the coding sequence ATGGAATTAACAGATGTAATCTATGAAAAAAAAGGTGGAATTGCAAAGATAACAATGAACAGACCTAAAGTTTACAATGCTTTTCGTGCCAGAACCATTCAGGAATTAATTTGGGCCTTCCGGGACGCTTGGGATGATAATCGTGTTGGTATAGTGATTCTGACTGGAGCAGGTGAGAAGGCATTTTGTGTAGGTGGGGATCAAAAAGAAAAGGGAGAAGAAGGAGGATATGATCATTCGGGTGGTTTAGGTGGTGGAATGGGATTGGAAATCGAAACGCTGCACCAAACGATCCGCAACATTCCTAAGCCGGTCATTGCAGCGGTTAATGGGTTTGCCATCGGAGGCGGACATGTCCTTCATGTCATTTGTGATCTAACAATTGCATCTGACACGGCAAAATTCGGCCAGAGCGGGCCAAAGGTCGGTAGTTATGATGCAGGTTTTGGTTCAGCTTATTTAGCACGAATTGTCGGAGAAAAGAAAGCAAGGGAAATCTGGTATTTGTGTGAACAATATTCTGCACAAGAAGCAAAGGAAATGGGACTTGTGAACAAAATCGTTGCCCCAGAACAACTGCACGAGGTAGCAGAAGAATGGGCAAGAAAGATCCTTGATAAGAGTCCTACTGCGCTAAAAATGCTTAAATATTCCTTTAATGCAGATAGTGCAAACATTCAAGGGATTTCTCAGCTATCGATGGGCAGTTTAGCGATGTTTTACAATACACAAGAATCGGAAGAAGGAAAAAATGCCTTCCTGGAAAAGAGGCCTGTAGATTTTAAAAAATTCAGAGGTTGA
- a CDS encoding AMP-binding protein — translation MKLETILTQEYVGKYQGVWPNRTILDYLNDAIVKHPDKIAIIDKKSSFTYKQLGKLVDRIALGLLHIGLGKGDVVSVQLPNWNEFIILHYAVTRIGAISNPLIPIYRDREIGYMVGMAESKMIVVPDYFRGFYYPDMIERLSHQWPSMKHIYVIGDKAPKGMKLFSSLFEEPWEDRMDSSILDEITHDPNDVTEIIFTSGTTGSPKGVMHTHNTLCISTDYWIDHLHLTSDDVLFMASTFAHQTGFGYGVRLPTHIGGTGVYQDIWNPREFIEWVEKEKITFTAGATPFLQDTIQMEGIESYDLNSLRVFVALGAPIPRHLVKEAVEKVPFKILSGWGQTEDGLVTLTRLEDLEEKLTNTDGIPFPGMELKVVDLEGELCAPNIEGSLLVRGPALFVGYFKRIDDTLAEYSDGWFITGDRAFIDEDGYIRISGRNKDIIIRGGENIPVAYVENVLYEHPDISSAQVIAVPDSRLQEKACACISMKMGKSPITMDSMQEFLSEKGLAKQYWPEFLEIMDDFPRTASGKIQKFRLREMINEKIIDNI, via the coding sequence GTGAAATTGGAGACGATTTTGACTCAGGAATATGTGGGGAAATATCAAGGCGTTTGGCCAAACCGAACGATCTTGGATTATTTGAATGATGCTATAGTGAAGCATCCAGATAAGATAGCGATTATCGATAAAAAAAGTAGTTTTACTTACAAGCAGCTTGGTAAGTTGGTCGATCGAATCGCTTTGGGTCTCTTGCATATAGGATTGGGTAAAGGGGATGTTGTCTCTGTTCAACTGCCTAACTGGAATGAATTTATAATCTTACACTATGCTGTTACAAGAATCGGTGCCATTAGCAATCCCTTGATACCGATTTATCGAGATAGGGAAATTGGCTATATGGTTGGGATGGCAGAATCAAAAATGATTGTTGTACCAGATTATTTCCGTGGGTTTTATTACCCTGACATGATTGAGAGACTAAGCCATCAATGGCCATCAATGAAACATATATATGTGATTGGGGACAAGGCGCCGAAGGGGATGAAACTGTTCTCCTCACTATTTGAGGAACCTTGGGAAGACCGGATGGATTCATCCATTTTGGATGAAATCACACATGACCCCAATGATGTGACTGAAATTATCTTTACCTCGGGAACCACTGGAAGTCCAAAAGGAGTAATGCATACACATAATACTCTTTGTATATCAACGGATTATTGGATTGACCACTTACATTTAACCTCCGATGACGTTCTTTTCATGGCGTCAACGTTCGCTCATCAAACAGGTTTTGGTTATGGAGTTAGGCTCCCTACTCATATTGGAGGTACGGGAGTCTATCAAGACATTTGGAATCCGAGAGAGTTTATTGAATGGGTTGAGAAGGAAAAGATAACGTTTACGGCGGGAGCTACTCCTTTTCTGCAAGATACGATTCAAATGGAAGGGATAGAAAGTTATGACCTCAATTCGCTACGAGTCTTCGTAGCTCTAGGTGCCCCGATTCCCAGGCATTTAGTAAAGGAAGCCGTGGAAAAAGTACCGTTCAAGATATTGTCAGGATGGGGACAAACGGAAGATGGCTTGGTAACCTTGACGAGACTTGAGGATCTAGAAGAAAAACTGACGAATACCGACGGAATTCCCTTTCCGGGGATGGAGCTAAAAGTAGTGGATCTTGAAGGGGAGCTCTGTGCTCCGAATATAGAAGGTTCTTTATTAGTAAGGGGTCCGGCTCTTTTTGTCGGCTATTTTAAACGGATCGATGATACTTTAGCTGAGTATAGTGACGGATGGTTCATTACCGGTGATCGAGCATTTATTGATGAAGATGGATATATCCGGATTTCTGGAAGAAACAAAGACATAATCATACGTGGCGGCGAAAATATTCCAGTTGCTTATGTAGAAAATGTATTGTATGAACACCCGGATATTTCTAGCGCTCAGGTTATCGCTGTTCCAGATTCTCGTCTTCAGGAAAAAGCATGTGCATGTATCAGCATGAAAATGGGAAAGAGCCCGATTACGATGGATTCCATGCAGGAATTTCTCTCGGAAAAGGGTTTGGCCAAACAATATTGGCCTGAATTTCTTGAAATAATGGATGACTTTCCTCGTACGGCAAGCGGGAAAATCCAGAAATTCCGGCTCCGGGAAATGATAAATGAAAAGATAATAGACAATATATAA
- a CDS encoding SDR family NAD(P)-dependent oxidoreductase — MNKRMAFITGAGSGIGREIAKKLASRNFNIIVADINLKNAEETVSIIEKSGFEARAVHCDVTKLESVKKAVEESVNHYQRIDILVNNAGWDKVEPFLKSDPSTWKRIIDINLLGQIHTCKEILPLMIENGYGKVVNIASDAARVGSSGEAVYSAAKGGVIAFTKTIAREMARHKLNINCVAPGPADTPLFQEIGSYNVGIASALEKAIPFRRLAQPEDIASAVAYFVSEDAGYITGQTLSVNGGLTMV; from the coding sequence ATGAATAAAAGAATGGCATTTATCACAGGTGCCGGGAGCGGAATTGGCAGAGAGATTGCAAAAAAATTGGCTTCTCGCAATTTTAACATCATCGTGGCTGATATAAATCTTAAAAATGCAGAGGAAACGGTTTCTATAATCGAAAAGTCGGGTTTTGAAGCCAGAGCGGTCCATTGTGATGTAACGAAATTAGAAAGTGTTAAAAAAGCCGTTGAAGAATCAGTGAACCATTATCAAAGAATAGATATATTGGTTAATAATGCAGGCTGGGATAAGGTGGAACCTTTTTTAAAAAGTGATCCAAGCACTTGGAAAAGGATTATCGATATTAATTTACTTGGGCAGATCCATACTTGCAAGGAAATTTTACCTCTTATGATTGAAAATGGTTACGGCAAGGTAGTAAATATTGCATCAGATGCAGCTAGGGTCGGATCAAGTGGAGAGGCAGTTTATTCGGCTGCTAAGGGAGGGGTGATTGCCTTCACAAAAACGATAGCAAGAGAAATGGCACGTCACAAACTCAACATCAATTGTGTTGCACCAGGCCCTGCTGATACTCCTTTATTTCAAGAAATAGGCTCTTATAATGTTGGTATAGCAAGCGCCTTGGAAAAAGCTATTCCATTCCGTCGGCTAGCTCAACCCGAGGACATTGCCAGTGCTGTTGCCTATTTCGTTTCGGAAGATGCAGGGTATATTACGGGGCAAACTCTTTCCGTAAATGGTGGATTAACAATGGTTTAA
- the tenA gene encoding thiaminase II: MKFSEEIRQEVDHIWEASFNHPFVAGIGDGTLPLECFRFYVMQDAYYLSHFARVQALGAVKATDLHTTSRLAGHAQGTYEAELKLHENFSERLGITKEERENFKPAPTAYAYTSHMYRAAYSGHLGDVIAAILPCYWLYYEIGEKLQGCEPEEPIYQEWIAAYGGEWFRSLVEEQIARLDEIAEKVTDEDKERMKEHFILSSQYEYSFWEMAYRLETWPVHKEILEV, from the coding sequence ATGAAGTTTTCAGAGGAAATCCGCCAGGAAGTTGATCATATTTGGGAAGCTAGTTTTAATCACCCGTTTGTTGCAGGAATTGGAGATGGCACATTGCCATTAGAGTGTTTTCGTTTTTATGTCATGCAAGATGCCTATTATTTATCTCATTTTGCTAGAGTTCAAGCTTTAGGAGCAGTAAAGGCAACAGACTTACATACAACAAGCAGGCTTGCCGGCCACGCACAAGGAACATATGAAGCGGAGTTGAAGCTTCATGAAAATTTTTCTGAGAGATTAGGCATCACAAAAGAAGAAAGGGAAAATTTCAAACCCGCCCCGACTGCTTATGCTTATACTTCCCATATGTATCGTGCGGCTTATTCTGGACATTTAGGGGATGTTATTGCAGCTATCTTGCCATGTTACTGGCTGTATTATGAAATTGGCGAAAAGCTGCAAGGGTGTGAACCGGAAGAGCCGATTTATCAAGAATGGATAGCGGCTTACGGAGGAGAGTGGTTCCGCTCTTTGGTGGAAGAACAAATTGCGAGGCTTGATGAGATTGCTGAAAAAGTAACAGATGAAGATAAGGAAAGAATGAAGGAACATTTTATCCTTAGCAGCCAATATGAATACTCATTTTGGGAAATGGCTTATCGCTTAGAGACATGGCCTGTTCATAAGGAAATACTGGAAGTATAA
- a CDS encoding ECF transporter S component, whose protein sequence is MKKGLKLTDILVTIVIAVAFGIVYILWGSIYYSVKPLGLHLDQLIYGMWFIAGPVAFLILRKPGVALLAEIAAASGEFFLGSPWGLTVLLYGVVQGLFAELLFMAFRYKKFNMSVAVLAAVASCLGSVIMDFAYGEIGALSLWNLSLFMIARFLGSIFFAGVTAYYLVKVLEATGVTNLVRPVSSKDYAELDQK, encoded by the coding sequence ATGAAAAAAGGATTGAAATTAACGGATATATTAGTCACTATCGTGATTGCCGTAGCATTTGGAATCGTTTATATCCTTTGGGGTTCGATATATTATTCCGTTAAACCATTAGGATTACATCTAGATCAACTTATTTATGGAATGTGGTTTATTGCTGGCCCCGTTGCCTTTTTGATTTTACGGAAACCGGGTGTAGCACTTCTGGCAGAGATAGCTGCAGCTTCCGGTGAATTCTTTCTGGGTTCACCATGGGGGCTGACCGTACTCTTATATGGGGTGGTCCAAGGTTTGTTCGCTGAACTGCTGTTCATGGCGTTCAGATATAAAAAATTCAATATGTCGGTGGCCGTTTTAGCTGCGGTGGCTTCCTGCCTGGGATCAGTCATCATGGATTTTGCATACGGGGAAATAGGTGCGCTCTCCCTTTGGAATCTATCGTTATTCATGATTGCGAGGTTCTTGGGTTCCATATTCTTTGCAGGTGTAACAGCTTATTATCTAGTTAAAGTCCTGGAAGCAACAGGAGTAACTAATCTTGTTCGTCCAGTTTCAAGTAAAGATTATGCAGAACTGGACCAAAAGTAG
- a CDS encoding ABC transporter ATP-binding protein codes for MERIVHVEKLRMKFPGDESLIFKDLSVSFDKGEKVLLLGPSGCGKSTLLQVLSGLIPNSIEVPMKAEELKCPSSWGYVFQDPDSQFCMPFADEEIAFVLENLSVPKKEMKEKIQKHIREVGLNLDDIHTSIDTLSGGMKQRLAIASVLVLEPEVIFLDEPTAMLDPEGTKEIWDLLKGVGRDKTVIIVEHKIDHVLEFIERIVLFNDDGQIIADGPKDTILSLYKNEMKEHGIWFPGVWDEYVLDHELIRANPFSVGSPLMHVQGFSGFRKKEAKIKVEELQVHSGEWIVISGENGAGKSTLLHALMQFIKTSGQYELMGSPIRRVKNLTDHMTFVFQNPEFQFVANSVYEEIAYSLRIEKRPQQEIEERVQSLLGVFRLEAHRDKHPFQLSMGQKRRLSVAASIVIDKKIILLDEPTFGQDSKNTFALLEWFEEYRRRGTTVIMVTHDDHISNNFATRIWTVKDGYVISDENITQSGFLETKVKRSVM; via the coding sequence ATGGAACGAATCGTTCATGTTGAGAAGTTAAGAATGAAATTTCCAGGTGATGAGTCATTGATTTTCAAGGACTTATCCGTCTCATTTGATAAAGGTGAAAAAGTTCTATTGTTGGGACCATCAGGATGTGGTAAGTCGACTCTTTTGCAAGTATTAAGCGGATTGATTCCGAATTCCATAGAAGTTCCGATGAAGGCGGAAGAATTGAAGTGTCCTTCTTCATGGGGATATGTTTTTCAAGACCCTGATAGTCAGTTTTGCATGCCGTTTGCTGATGAGGAAATTGCCTTCGTCCTTGAGAATCTTTCCGTCCCTAAAAAAGAAATGAAAGAGAAGATCCAAAAACATATCCGTGAGGTAGGATTGAATCTAGACGATATCCATACAAGTATTGATACATTATCAGGCGGGATGAAACAGCGTCTGGCCATTGCTTCAGTATTGGTCCTTGAACCGGAAGTGATATTTTTAGATGAACCAACCGCCATGCTCGATCCGGAAGGAACAAAAGAAATCTGGGACTTGTTGAAGGGAGTCGGACGAGACAAGACGGTTATTATCGTGGAACATAAAATTGATCATGTTTTAGAATTCATCGAACGAATCGTGCTTTTTAATGATGACGGTCAAATCATAGCTGATGGTCCAAAAGATACCATTCTTTCCCTATATAAAAATGAAATGAAAGAACATGGAATTTGGTTCCCTGGTGTTTGGGATGAGTATGTACTTGACCATGAGCTCATTCGAGCAAACCCATTTAGTGTTGGTTCCCCCCTTATGCATGTGCAAGGTTTTAGCGGATTCCGGAAAAAGGAAGCGAAAATCAAGGTTGAAGAGCTGCAGGTCCATTCAGGGGAATGGATTGTTATCAGTGGAGAAAATGGCGCGGGGAAGAGTACTCTTTTACATGCACTGATGCAGTTCATAAAAACGAGTGGTCAGTATGAATTAATGGGGTCCCCTATTAGAAGGGTGAAAAATCTAACGGATCATATGACGTTTGTCTTTCAAAATCCTGAGTTTCAGTTCGTTGCAAATTCTGTATATGAAGAAATTGCTTATTCATTGAGAATTGAAAAAAGGCCGCAACAAGAAATCGAGGAGAGAGTCCAATCATTGCTTGGAGTGTTCCGCCTTGAGGCACATCGGGATAAACATCCGTTTCAATTATCAATGGGTCAAAAGCGTCGCTTGAGTGTAGCTGCCTCAATCGTAATAGACAAAAAAATCATTCTCCTGGATGAGCCAACCTTTGGCCAAGATTCGAAAAATACCTTTGCATTACTGGAATGGTTTGAGGAATACCGAAGGCGCGGAACAACAGTGATCATGGTAACTCATGACGATCATATTTCAAACAACTTTGCAACCAGGATCTGGACGGTTAAAGACGGATACGTAATAAGTGATGAAAACATCACGCAATCAGGATTTTTGGAGACAAAAGTTAAAAGGAGTGTCATGTAG
- a CDS encoding energy-coupling factor transporter transmembrane component T yields the protein MNLTNAETWLHKVNPSLKLCVLLVLCIVALFIHDLNYMMNITIGVLLLFLFFTGHSIKRILLLSIPFCFIFISTSSAMILFGQGETVWFEWGLISISEESFMRGLLVGFRALLFAALGLTFSLTTRPVNLFYSLMQQVKLKPKYAYSFMAALRLIPIMMEEFQTIRNAMKVRGFKRGKGIRSVYFKMKAYSIPLLSGSIRRAHRIAVAMEAKRFTDTRDRTYYYEFGFSRKDHGFILYFFILLLAGFYLSIQFPLLSLIL from the coding sequence ATGAATCTTACAAATGCAGAAACATGGCTCCATAAGGTTAATCCAAGCCTTAAACTTTGTGTATTGCTCGTGTTATGCATCGTGGCGCTATTCATTCATGACCTGAATTACATGATGAATATTACCATTGGCGTTTTACTTTTATTTTTGTTTTTTACCGGGCATTCGATAAAACGCATCTTACTTTTGTCGATCCCTTTTTGTTTCATTTTTATATCCACCTCTTCCGCAATGATATTATTCGGGCAAGGTGAAACGGTTTGGTTTGAGTGGGGTCTCATATCGATTTCGGAAGAAAGTTTCATGAGGGGATTACTGGTAGGCTTTCGAGCATTGCTTTTTGCGGCACTAGGTTTAACTTTTTCCTTAACGACGAGACCAGTGAACTTGTTTTATTCCTTAATGCAGCAAGTAAAGCTTAAACCGAAATATGCCTATAGTTTCATGGCGGCATTAAGGCTCATCCCCATCATGATGGAGGAATTCCAAACGATACGAAACGCGATGAAGGTACGTGGTTTCAAAAGGGGAAAAGGGATTAGATCGGTATATTTTAAAATGAAAGCTTATTCCATCCCGTTGTTATCCGGAAGCATCAGACGTGCTCACCGAATCGCGGTTGCGATGGAGGCCAAGCGATTTACAGACACTCGGGATCGAACATACTATTATGAATTTGGGTTTTCAAGAAAGGACCATGGGTTCATTCTGTATTTTTTCATCCTGCTGTTGGCTGGGTTTTATCTATCGATTCAATTCCCGTTACTATCTTTGATTTTATGA
- the tenI gene encoding thiazole tautomerase TenI, translating to MNALELHIISTGKQPIEKFVEIASRIQEHVDFFYLREKHMIASELYRAVTLLHDSKIPLSKIIINDRVDVAWVHKVFGVQLAFHSLDAGVVKGAFPGMSVGCSIHSMDEAKAAFRNGADYAIYGHVFETNSKRGLPPKGVEELHAITRNVNLPIIAIGGITPSNCQVVKDAGAHGIAVMSGVLEAENPVRAVKEYSKSLGKET from the coding sequence ATGAATGCACTAGAATTGCATATTATTTCTACTGGGAAACAGCCAATTGAGAAGTTCGTAGAAATCGCTTCTAGGATTCAGGAGCATGTTGATTTCTTCTATCTAAGGGAAAAGCACATGATTGCATCAGAACTCTATCGTGCAGTGACCCTATTGCATGATAGTAAGATTCCGCTGTCTAAGATCATCATAAATGATCGTGTGGATGTAGCCTGGGTACACAAAGTATTTGGTGTGCAATTGGCTTTTCATAGTTTAGATGCAGGAGTCGTAAAAGGAGCATTTCCAGGGATGAGTGTTGGCTGTTCGATCCATTCCATGGATGAAGCGAAAGCCGCTTTCCGTAACGGGGCCGATTACGCGATCTATGGACATGTTTTTGAAACAAATTCAAAACGCGGCCTACCTCCTAAGGGAGTGGAGGAACTTCATGCAATCACAAGAAATGTCAATCTTCCGATTATTGCGATAGGCGGAATAACTCCTTCCAATTGCCAAGTTGTAAAGGATGCGGGCGCACACGGAATTGCGGTCATGTCAGGTGTGCTTGAAGCTGAAAACCCGGTTAGAGCCGTTAAAGAATATTCGAAGTCTTTAGGAAAGGAGACATAA
- the thiO gene encoding glycine oxidase ThiO, producing the protein MNSIYDAIIVGGGVIGGSIAFQLAKRGKKVLLLEKDRIASKASSAAAGMLGAQAELDADNPLFSLASRSRGMFPALSEELKDLSGIDIELVNKGMFKVALTKDQVAELKDMIKVQQDAGLEAEWLSTADIRKMEPLLSDEIKGAMFIPKDGQVSATRLSLAFAKSAASLGVDIKEFVHVSDLCTENGCVKGVVTNIGEFSSENVIVASGAWSAFLLEKSGINLDTYPVKGECFSVLTDRPLLEKTIFSHGCYLVPKVGGRIIVGATVKANTFDQKVSLEGISTLIEKATQLLPAIKGTEWEKTWAGIRPQTGDGLPYFGEHPACKGLFIATGHFRNGILLSPITGVLIADMVERKTNPEWSAFRLDRSIQTLFS; encoded by the coding sequence ATGAATTCCATATATGATGCAATCATTGTTGGGGGAGGAGTAATTGGTGGATCCATTGCTTTTCAATTAGCCAAACGAGGTAAAAAGGTCCTTTTATTGGAAAAAGATAGAATTGCCAGTAAAGCATCCAGTGCTGCAGCCGGGATGTTAGGAGCACAAGCCGAATTAGATGCTGATAACCCGCTTTTTAGTTTGGCAAGCCGAAGCAGGGGGATGTTTCCTGCACTGTCGGAAGAATTAAAGGACTTAAGTGGAATTGACATCGAATTAGTGAATAAGGGTATGTTTAAGGTGGCGCTAACGAAAGATCAGGTAGCCGAATTGAAGGACATGATCAAAGTCCAGCAAGATGCGGGACTAGAGGCGGAATGGTTATCGACTGCCGACATAAGGAAAATGGAACCGCTTCTTTCGGATGAGATTAAGGGAGCCATGTTCATTCCGAAGGATGGACAAGTTTCAGCCACCAGGCTGTCGCTCGCTTTTGCTAAATCTGCAGCTTCCCTTGGTGTAGATATAAAGGAATTTGTTCATGTCTCTGATTTATGTACGGAAAACGGATGTGTAAAAGGAGTGGTCACAAATATAGGCGAATTTTCAAGTGAAAATGTAATTGTGGCAAGTGGTGCGTGGAGTGCCTTCCTCCTTGAAAAATCAGGGATAAACCTCGATACATATCCGGTAAAGGGAGAGTGCTTTTCCGTCCTGACTGATCGCCCATTACTTGAAAAAACGATCTTTTCACATGGCTGCTATCTTGTGCCCAAAGTTGGCGGAAGAATCATTGTCGGCGCAACGGTTAAAGCGAACACTTTCGATCAAAAGGTAAGTTTGGAAGGGATTTCAACGTTAATAGAAAAGGCAACGCAATTGCTTCCGGCAATTAAAGGAACCGAGTGGGAAAAGACATGGGCAGGTATACGCCCCCAAACAGGGGATGGATTGCCATATTTTGGTGAACACCCAGCATGCAAAGGACTTTTCATTGCAACGGGGCACTTCAGGAATGGCATCCTGCTTTCTCCAATTACAGGTGTACTTATAGCGGATATGGTGGAAAGGAAGACAAATCCTGAATGGTCCGCTTTTCGATTGGATCGTTCGATACAGACCCTTTTTTCTTAA
- the thiS gene encoding sulfur carrier protein ThiS, producing the protein MDELELIINGEKIRISADESTVTALLKHFNLHQKVVIVELNDEILTKENLSETLLSNGDKVEIVHFVGGG; encoded by the coding sequence GTGGATGAATTGGAATTGATTATTAACGGGGAAAAAATACGGATATCTGCTGATGAATCAACAGTTACAGCGCTTTTGAAACACTTTAATTTACATCAAAAAGTAGTGATCGTTGAATTGAATGATGAAATATTAACAAAAGAAAATCTAAGTGAAACACTTTTGTCAAATGGAGACAAGGTCGAGATTGTACATTTTGTAGGAGGCGGATGA
- a CDS encoding thiazole synthase produces the protein MLKIGSYEFSSRLLLGTGKYPNFDVQKQSVEVSETEILTFAVRRMNIFEASQPNFLEKLDLKKYTLLPNTAGAKTAKEAVRIAHLAKASGLCDMIKVEVIGCQKTLLPDPIETLKAAEELVKLGFTVLPYTSDDVLLAKRLEEVGCHAIMPGASPIGSGQGIINPLNLRFIIEQSEIPVIVDAGIGTPSDAAIAMELGADGVLLNTAVSGAKDPVKMAKAMKLAIEAGRLGYEAGRIEKNEYAIASSPVEGMSIG, from the coding sequence ATGTTAAAGATAGGTTCTTATGAATTTTCTTCAAGGTTATTATTAGGTACTGGGAAATATCCGAATTTCGATGTTCAAAAGCAATCAGTGGAGGTTTCAGAGACGGAAATATTAACGTTTGCGGTCCGGAGAATGAACATTTTTGAAGCCAGTCAGCCTAATTTCTTAGAAAAGCTTGATTTGAAAAAATATACACTCCTTCCCAATACAGCAGGAGCTAAAACGGCTAAAGAAGCAGTGCGTATAGCCCACCTTGCGAAGGCTTCAGGTTTATGTGACATGATTAAGGTAGAAGTCATAGGCTGTCAAAAAACCCTTCTGCCCGATCCGATTGAAACATTGAAAGCTGCTGAAGAATTAGTGAAACTGGGATTCACTGTATTACCCTATACCTCGGATGATGTGTTGCTTGCTAAACGCCTGGAAGAAGTGGGATGTCATGCAATCATGCCTGGTGCTTCACCGATTGGCTCTGGTCAAGGCATTATAAACCCACTGAACTTACGATTCATCATCGAACAATCAGAGATTCCGGTTATTGTTGACGCAGGGATTGGAACGCCCTCCGATGCGGCAATCGCCATGGAATTAGGGGCGGATGGCGTATTGCTTAACACTGCAGTCTCCGGAGCAAAAGACCCCGTCAAAATGGCGAAAGCAATGAAGCTTGCCATTGAAGCAGGTCGATTAGGGTATGAAGCAGGAAGAATTGAAAAAAATGAATACGCCATTGCAAGCAGTCCAGTTGAAGGAATGAGCATTGGATGA